A window from Rhineura floridana isolate rRhiFlo1 chromosome 17, rRhiFlo1.hap2, whole genome shotgun sequence encodes these proteins:
- the MRM2 gene encoding rRNA methyltransferase 2, mitochondrial: MWPSSRKIMNRYWKLSSLLLQHQRIHTAVQYLKSKTGAEHRWLERHFKDQYVKKANQQNYRCRSAFKLLEIDDKYSILCPGLHVIDCGAAPGAWAQVAVQRVNATGYDPDAPVGFVLGVDLLHIFPLEGAFFLPHADITDPRTQKKIQEVLPKGKVDVILSDMAPNATGIRQLDHQKLISLCLSLLDLAHHILHPGGTLLCKFWDGGESHLLQKRLMQDFKAVRTLKPQASRKESAETYYLAKLYKRASYTASET, encoded by the exons ATGTGGCCCTCCTCGAGGAAGATCATGAACCG GTATTGGAAATTGTCAAGTCTTCTGCTCCAGCACCAGAGGATCCATACTGCAGTGCAATATTTGAAAAGCAAAACAGGAGCAGAACATCGTTGGCTGGAGCGGCATTTCAAGGACCAGTACGTGAAGAAGGCCAATCAGCAGAACTATCGCTGCCGGAGTGCCTTCAAACTGCTGGAAATAGATGACAAATACAGCATCCTTTGCCCTGGGCTGCATGTGATAGACTGTGGCGCTGCCCCTGGGGCTTGGGCTCAGGTTGCAGTCCAGAGAGTAAATGCTACGGGCTATG ATCCAGATGCCCCTGTTGGCTTTGTTCTTGGTGTTGACCTACTTCACATTTTTCCTCTGGAAGGAGCATTCTTCCTGCCTCATGCTGACATCACAGATCCAAGGACTCAAAAGAAAATCCAAGAAGTGCTTCCTAAAGGGAAAGTGGACGTTATCCTGAGTGACATGGCACCCAACGCTACTGGGATCCGGCAGCTAGATCACCAGAAGTTGATCTCTCTCTGCTTGTCCCTTTTGGATCTGgcccaccacattttgcaccctgGAGGGACCTTGCTGTGTAAGTTCTGGGATGGTGGGGAAAGCCATCTCCTGCAAAAGAGACTGATGCAAGACTTCAAGGCAGTAAGAACCTTAAAACCCCAAGCCAGCAGGAAAGAATCTGCTGAGACATATTACTTGGCAAAGTTGTATAAACGAGCATCTTACACTGCATCAGAAACATGA